The following are encoded in a window of Rosa chinensis cultivar Old Blush chromosome 4, RchiOBHm-V2, whole genome shotgun sequence genomic DNA:
- the LOC112199979 gene encoding uncharacterized protein LOC112199979 isoform X1 produces MKEEEKKMTEGACCTNVMNSGIRALVEAIHSTPTQSVLYLSGGASQAVAWLLSVPGASSTVLETVVPYSRMSMIQLLGKIPDKFCSQHTAEEMALLAYNRALKLSSPGSPVLGVGFTGSLASSRPKLGDHRFYLSTRTSDRLSVSTVNLSKGLRNREEEDMVASHLVLKAIANACKVPGTFVSDLTESEVPDECEKQFSEDEELQQLINGQICFKVYPFSSEPSVPIAERRIILSGSFNPLHEGHFKLLEVASSICGDGYPCFELSAINADKPPLSISQIKDRVEQFEKVGKTVIISNQPYFYKKAELFPGSAFVIGADTAARLINPKYYDGDYRKMLDILLGCKKTGSTFLVGGRNVDGVFKVLEDFEIPEELRDMFISIPPEKFRMDISSTEIRKKLGK; encoded by the exons atgaaggaggaggagaagaaaatgacAGAGGGTGCTTGTTGTACGAATGTGATGAATAGCGGAATCAGAGCACTAGTGGAAGCCATTCACTCTACTCCCACTCAGTCCGTCCTCTATCTCTCCGGCGGAGCCTCTcag GCGGTGGCGTGGTTACTCTCCGTTCCCGGAGCCTCAAGTACAGTCCTGGAAACTGTAGTGCCTTATTCCCGAATGTCTATGATCCAATTACTCGGCAAG ATTCCGGACAAGTTTTGTAGCCAGCACACTGCCGAAGAAATGGCTCTGTTGGCTTACAATCGCGCTCTCAAGCTCTCCTCACCAG GTTCCCCAGTTCTTGGTGTGGGTTTCACTGGTTCTTTGGCTAGCTCACGTCCAAAGCTTGGGGACCACAG GTTTTATTTGTCAACAAGGACATCTGACAGACTCTCGGTATCAACAGTGAACCTTTCCAAG GGTTTACGAAACCGAGAGGAAGAAGATATGGTTGCAAGTCATCTTGTACTCAAG GCAATTGCAAATGCGTGCAAAGTTCCCGGAACATTTGTTTCAGATCTCACTGAATCTGAAGTGCCTGATGAATGTGAAAAACAGTTCAGCGAAGATGAAGAATTACAGCAACTTATAAATGGGCAAATATGCTTCAAGGTTTATCCCTTTTCAAGTG AGCCATCTGTGCCAATTGCAGAAAGAAGGATAATACTGTCTGGTTCTTTTAATCCATTACACGAAGGTCACTTCAAGCTATTGGAGGTTGCTTCCAG CATCTGTGGCGACGGCTACCCATGCTTTGAACTATCTGCAATCAATGCTGACAAACCTCCACTTTCGATATCACAAATCAAAGATCGTGTCGAGCAATTTGAAAAAGTTG GAAAAACGGTAATTATATCCAATCAGCCATATTTTTATAAGAAAGCTGAACTCTTCCCAGGCAGTGCATTTGTGATTGGTGCTGACACAGCAGCAAGGCTGATTAAT cCCAAATACTATGATGGGGACTATAGAAAGATGCTAGATATACTTCTTGGATGCAAGAAAACAGGGTCCACTTTTCTTGTGGGCGGTCGTAATGTAGATGGTGTTTTCAAG GTGCTGGAAGATTTTGAAATTCCCGAAGAGCTAAGAGATATGTTCATTTCAATTCCACCAGAGAAGTTCCGGATGGATATATCCTCCACGGAAATC
- the LOC112200621 gene encoding receptor protein kinase-like protein ZAR1 isoform X1 — MLYFVLVLVLVCNSDSLVGALNEEGQALLSFKQSITQDPEGSLSNWNSSDANPCTWNGITCKEQRVVSLSIPKKKLFGLLPSAMWSLPDLRHVNLRNNKLYGSLPIELFGALGLQSLVLYGNSFSGSVPNVIGNLKYLQNLDLSQNFFNGSMPSSIVQCKRLRSVDLSQNNFTGSLPDGFGTGLASLEKLDLSFNKFNGSIPSDLGNLSSLQGTVDLSHNQFSGIIPASLGNLPEKVYIDLTHNNLSGPIPQNGALMNRGPTAFIGNPGLCGPPLKNPCSSETPGASAPSFPYLPDNLPPHDSDDNAGERSKGLSKEAVIAIVVSDVIGICLVGLLFSYCYSRICSCSKVKDENGYGFAKGGKGRKECLCFRKDESETLSENMEQYDLVALDTQVAFDLDELLKASAFVLGKSGIGIVYKVVLEEGLTLAVRRLGEGGSQRFKEFQTEVEAIGKLRHPNIVTLRAYYWSVDEKLLIYDYVPNGNLAAAIHGKPGILSFTPLSWSVRLQIMKGIAKGLVYLHEFSPKKYVHGDLNPSNVLLGHNMEPHISDFGLGRLANIAGGTPTLESNRMATIDKPQERHQKSASIESAIVCSSSNLGSCYQAPEALKVVKPSQKWDVYSYGVILLEMITGRLPIVQVGSSEMDLVRWIQLCIDDKKPLLDVLDPHLMQDVEMEEEIIAVLKIAMACVHSSPERRPIMRHISEALDRLATPAV, encoded by the exons ATGTTGTATTTTGTTTTGGTGCTTGTGCTTGTCTGCAACTCTGACAGCCTAGTGGGTGCTTTGAATGAAGAAGGCCAAGCCCTCTTGTCATTCAAGCAGTCAATTACTCAAGACCCAGAAGGGTCTTTGAGTAATTGGAACTCTTCTGATGCAAATCCTTGTACATGGAATGGGATTACATGCAAGGAGCAAAGAGTTGTGTCCCTTAGCATTCCAAAGAAGAAGCTTTTTGGGCTTCTTCCTTCTGCCATGTGGTCTCTCCCGGACCTCAGACATGTCAATTTAAGGAACAATAAGCTCTATGGGAGCTTGCCCATTGAGCTTTTTGGAGCTTTAGGGTTACAAAGTTTGGTTCTTTATGGGAATTCCTTTTCTGGGTCTGTGCCTAATGTTATTGGGAATCTTAAGTACTTACAAAACTTAGATTTGTCACAAAATTTCTTCAATGGGTCAATGCCTTCTTCAATTGTGCAATGCAAGAGACTCAGAAGTGTGGATCTTAGTCAGAATAATTTCACTGGTTCTCTGCCGGATGGGTTTGGGACTGGCTTGGCTTCTCTGGAAAAGCTTGATCTTTCTTTCAACAAGTTCAATGGCTCAATTCCTAGTGATTTGGGAAATTTGTCTAGCTTGCAAGGCACTGTTGATTTGTCTCATAATCAATTTTCTGGTATAATCCCAGCTAGCCTTGGAAACCTTCCTGAGAAGGTCTACATTGATCTCACTCACAACAATTTAAGCGGTCCTATACCCCAAAATGGTGCTCTAATGAACAGAGGACCAACTGCCTTTATTGGGAATCCTGGTCTCTGTGGCCCTCCATTGAAGAATCCTTGTTCTTCAGAAACTCCTGGTGCAAGTGCACCATCCTTTCCATATCTGCCGGATAACTTGCCTCCTCATGATTCTGATGATAATGCTGGTGAGAGATCGAAAGGGTTAAGTAAGGAAGCTGTGATTGCAATTGTAGTGAGTGACGTGATTGGTATTTGCCTTGTTGGGCTGCTTTTCTCATATTGCTATTCGAGGATTTGTTCTTGTAGTAAGGTTAAGGATGAAAATGGTTATGGGTTTGCGAAGGGCGGCAAGGGGAGGAAGGAGTGCTTGTGCTTCAGGAAAGATGAATCGGAGACTTTATCTGAAAATATGGAGCAGTATGATCTGGTGGCATTGGACACACAAGTGGCATTTGATCTGGATGAGCTTCTTAAGGCTTCTGCTTTTGTTCTTGGGAAGAGTGGAATTGGGATTGTTTACAAAGTTGTGCTTGAAGAAGGACTTACCTTAGCAGTTAGGAGATTGGGTGAAGGGGGCTCTCAGAGATTCAAGGAATTTCAGACAGAAGTTGAAGCAATTGGAAAGCTAAGGCATCCTAATATCGTTACACTAAGGGCTTATTATTGGTCTGTTGATGAGAAGCTGCTGATATATGACTATGTGCCTAATGGCAACCTCGCCGCCGCCATTCATG GAAAGCCAGGAATACTATCATTTACGCCACTCTCATGGTCTGTTCGGTTGCAAATCATGAAAGGAATTGCGAAAGGCTTGGTCTACCTGCATGAGTTTAGCCCCAAAAAGTATGTCCATGGAGACTTGAATCCGAGTAACGTACTTCTTGGACATAACATGGAGCCACACATTTCTGATTTTGGACTCGGACGCCTTGCTAATATAGCCGGAGGTACCCCAACACTGGAATCCAACCGAATGGCCACCATAGACAAACCACAAGAAAGGCACCAAAAGAGTGCATCCATTGAATCTGCTATAGTTTGTTCATCTAGTAATTTGGGATCTTGTTATCAAGCTCCAGAAGCTCTGAAGGTGGTGAAACCATCACAGAAATGGGATGTCTATTCCTACGGGGTAATCTTACTCGAAATGATTACCGGAAGATTGCCCATAGTCCAAGTGGGTTCCTCAGAAATGGACCTTGTTCGTTGGATTCAGCTCTGCATTGACGACAAGAAGCCTCTTTTAGACGTATTAGACCCACATCTAATGCAAGATGTAGAAATGGAAGAAGAGATTATCGCAGTGTTGAAGATTGCAATGGCTTGCGTTCATAGCAGCCCAGAAAGAAGACCAATCATGAGGCATATTTCTGAAGCTTTAGACAGGTTGGCCACACCTGCTGTGTGA
- the LOC112199979 gene encoding uncharacterized protein LOC112199979 isoform X2, translating to MKEEEKKMTEGACCTNVMNSGIRALVEAIHSTPTQSVLYLSGGASQAVAWLLSVPGASSTVLETVVPYSRMSMIQLLGKIPDKFCSQHTAEEMALLAYNRALKLSSPGSPVLGVGFTGSLASSRPKLGDHRFYLSTRTSDRLSVSTVNLSKAIANACKVPGTFVSDLTESEVPDECEKQFSEDEELQQLINGQICFKVYPFSSEPSVPIAERRIILSGSFNPLHEGHFKLLEVASSICGDGYPCFELSAINADKPPLSISQIKDRVEQFEKVGKTVIISNQPYFYKKAELFPGSAFVIGADTAARLINPKYYDGDYRKMLDILLGCKKTGSTFLVGGRNVDGVFKVLEDFEIPEELRDMFISIPPEKFRMDISSTEIRKKLGK from the exons atgaaggaggaggagaagaaaatgacAGAGGGTGCTTGTTGTACGAATGTGATGAATAGCGGAATCAGAGCACTAGTGGAAGCCATTCACTCTACTCCCACTCAGTCCGTCCTCTATCTCTCCGGCGGAGCCTCTcag GCGGTGGCGTGGTTACTCTCCGTTCCCGGAGCCTCAAGTACAGTCCTGGAAACTGTAGTGCCTTATTCCCGAATGTCTATGATCCAATTACTCGGCAAG ATTCCGGACAAGTTTTGTAGCCAGCACACTGCCGAAGAAATGGCTCTGTTGGCTTACAATCGCGCTCTCAAGCTCTCCTCACCAG GTTCCCCAGTTCTTGGTGTGGGTTTCACTGGTTCTTTGGCTAGCTCACGTCCAAAGCTTGGGGACCACAG GTTTTATTTGTCAACAAGGACATCTGACAGACTCTCGGTATCAACAGTGAACCTTTCCAAG GCAATTGCAAATGCGTGCAAAGTTCCCGGAACATTTGTTTCAGATCTCACTGAATCTGAAGTGCCTGATGAATGTGAAAAACAGTTCAGCGAAGATGAAGAATTACAGCAACTTATAAATGGGCAAATATGCTTCAAGGTTTATCCCTTTTCAAGTG AGCCATCTGTGCCAATTGCAGAAAGAAGGATAATACTGTCTGGTTCTTTTAATCCATTACACGAAGGTCACTTCAAGCTATTGGAGGTTGCTTCCAG CATCTGTGGCGACGGCTACCCATGCTTTGAACTATCTGCAATCAATGCTGACAAACCTCCACTTTCGATATCACAAATCAAAGATCGTGTCGAGCAATTTGAAAAAGTTG GAAAAACGGTAATTATATCCAATCAGCCATATTTTTATAAGAAAGCTGAACTCTTCCCAGGCAGTGCATTTGTGATTGGTGCTGACACAGCAGCAAGGCTGATTAAT cCCAAATACTATGATGGGGACTATAGAAAGATGCTAGATATACTTCTTGGATGCAAGAAAACAGGGTCCACTTTTCTTGTGGGCGGTCGTAATGTAGATGGTGTTTTCAAG GTGCTGGAAGATTTTGAAATTCCCGAAGAGCTAAGAGATATGTTCATTTCAATTCCACCAGAGAAGTTCCGGATGGATATATCCTCCACGGAAATC
- the LOC112200621 gene encoding receptor protein kinase-like protein ZAR1 isoform X2 codes for MWSLPDLRHVNLRNNKLYGSLPIELFGALGLQSLVLYGNSFSGSVPNVIGNLKYLQNLDLSQNFFNGSMPSSIVQCKRLRSVDLSQNNFTGSLPDGFGTGLASLEKLDLSFNKFNGSIPSDLGNLSSLQGTVDLSHNQFSGIIPASLGNLPEKVYIDLTHNNLSGPIPQNGALMNRGPTAFIGNPGLCGPPLKNPCSSETPGASAPSFPYLPDNLPPHDSDDNAGERSKGLSKEAVIAIVVSDVIGICLVGLLFSYCYSRICSCSKVKDENGYGFAKGGKGRKECLCFRKDESETLSENMEQYDLVALDTQVAFDLDELLKASAFVLGKSGIGIVYKVVLEEGLTLAVRRLGEGGSQRFKEFQTEVEAIGKLRHPNIVTLRAYYWSVDEKLLIYDYVPNGNLAAAIHGKPGILSFTPLSWSVRLQIMKGIAKGLVYLHEFSPKKYVHGDLNPSNVLLGHNMEPHISDFGLGRLANIAGGTPTLESNRMATIDKPQERHQKSASIESAIVCSSSNLGSCYQAPEALKVVKPSQKWDVYSYGVILLEMITGRLPIVQVGSSEMDLVRWIQLCIDDKKPLLDVLDPHLMQDVEMEEEIIAVLKIAMACVHSSPERRPIMRHISEALDRLATPAV; via the exons ATGTGGTCTCTCCCGGACCTCAGACATGTCAATTTAAGGAACAATAAGCTCTATGGGAGCTTGCCCATTGAGCTTTTTGGAGCTTTAGGGTTACAAAGTTTGGTTCTTTATGGGAATTCCTTTTCTGGGTCTGTGCCTAATGTTATTGGGAATCTTAAGTACTTACAAAACTTAGATTTGTCACAAAATTTCTTCAATGGGTCAATGCCTTCTTCAATTGTGCAATGCAAGAGACTCAGAAGTGTGGATCTTAGTCAGAATAATTTCACTGGTTCTCTGCCGGATGGGTTTGGGACTGGCTTGGCTTCTCTGGAAAAGCTTGATCTTTCTTTCAACAAGTTCAATGGCTCAATTCCTAGTGATTTGGGAAATTTGTCTAGCTTGCAAGGCACTGTTGATTTGTCTCATAATCAATTTTCTGGTATAATCCCAGCTAGCCTTGGAAACCTTCCTGAGAAGGTCTACATTGATCTCACTCACAACAATTTAAGCGGTCCTATACCCCAAAATGGTGCTCTAATGAACAGAGGACCAACTGCCTTTATTGGGAATCCTGGTCTCTGTGGCCCTCCATTGAAGAATCCTTGTTCTTCAGAAACTCCTGGTGCAAGTGCACCATCCTTTCCATATCTGCCGGATAACTTGCCTCCTCATGATTCTGATGATAATGCTGGTGAGAGATCGAAAGGGTTAAGTAAGGAAGCTGTGATTGCAATTGTAGTGAGTGACGTGATTGGTATTTGCCTTGTTGGGCTGCTTTTCTCATATTGCTATTCGAGGATTTGTTCTTGTAGTAAGGTTAAGGATGAAAATGGTTATGGGTTTGCGAAGGGCGGCAAGGGGAGGAAGGAGTGCTTGTGCTTCAGGAAAGATGAATCGGAGACTTTATCTGAAAATATGGAGCAGTATGATCTGGTGGCATTGGACACACAAGTGGCATTTGATCTGGATGAGCTTCTTAAGGCTTCTGCTTTTGTTCTTGGGAAGAGTGGAATTGGGATTGTTTACAAAGTTGTGCTTGAAGAAGGACTTACCTTAGCAGTTAGGAGATTGGGTGAAGGGGGCTCTCAGAGATTCAAGGAATTTCAGACAGAAGTTGAAGCAATTGGAAAGCTAAGGCATCCTAATATCGTTACACTAAGGGCTTATTATTGGTCTGTTGATGAGAAGCTGCTGATATATGACTATGTGCCTAATGGCAACCTCGCCGCCGCCATTCATG GAAAGCCAGGAATACTATCATTTACGCCACTCTCATGGTCTGTTCGGTTGCAAATCATGAAAGGAATTGCGAAAGGCTTGGTCTACCTGCATGAGTTTAGCCCCAAAAAGTATGTCCATGGAGACTTGAATCCGAGTAACGTACTTCTTGGACATAACATGGAGCCACACATTTCTGATTTTGGACTCGGACGCCTTGCTAATATAGCCGGAGGTACCCCAACACTGGAATCCAACCGAATGGCCACCATAGACAAACCACAAGAAAGGCACCAAAAGAGTGCATCCATTGAATCTGCTATAGTTTGTTCATCTAGTAATTTGGGATCTTGTTATCAAGCTCCAGAAGCTCTGAAGGTGGTGAAACCATCACAGAAATGGGATGTCTATTCCTACGGGGTAATCTTACTCGAAATGATTACCGGAAGATTGCCCATAGTCCAAGTGGGTTCCTCAGAAATGGACCTTGTTCGTTGGATTCAGCTCTGCATTGACGACAAGAAGCCTCTTTTAGACGTATTAGACCCACATCTAATGCAAGATGTAGAAATGGAAGAAGAGATTATCGCAGTGTTGAAGATTGCAATGGCTTGCGTTCATAGCAGCCCAGAAAGAAGACCAATCATGAGGCATATTTCTGAAGCTTTAGACAGGTTGGCCACACCTGCTGTGTGA